One Williamsia phyllosphaerae DNA segment encodes these proteins:
- a CDS encoding glucarate dehydratase family protein, whose translation MVATSIITGVEITPVAFADPPLLNTVGVHQPFALRAIIRLRTDSGVVGLGETYADTAHLIRLEAAGEAIVGLDVFALNEIRARIDTVLDTLAVTGGDGVAGMITTASTTDRVFSPFEVASLDAAGRILDRPVSDLLGGAVRASVPFSAYLFYKWAGHPGAEPDHWGEALDPAGLVRQARTMIDTYGFTAIKLKGGVFPPAEEVAAIKALRDEFPDLPLRLDPNAAWTVDTSVWVAAELDGIVEYLEDPTPGLDGMSAVAAEAKMPLATNMCVVAFDQLLPSVKKDSVSVVLSDHHYWGGLQRSRLLAAICDTFGLGLSMHSNSHLGVSLAAMVHLAAATPNLTYACDTHWPWKDEDVIRPGVLGIRDGSVTVPTTAGLGVEIDEDALAAMHQQYLDCGIRDRDDTGYMQSIEPGFVNSSPRW comes from the coding sequence ATGGTGGCCACATCGATCATCACCGGGGTGGAGATCACCCCGGTCGCGTTCGCCGATCCGCCGCTGCTCAACACCGTCGGGGTCCATCAGCCGTTCGCGCTGCGAGCGATCATCCGACTGCGCACCGACTCCGGGGTGGTGGGCCTCGGGGAGACATACGCCGACACCGCCCACCTGATCCGGCTAGAGGCCGCGGGCGAGGCAATCGTGGGCCTGGACGTGTTCGCCCTCAACGAGATCCGGGCTCGCATCGACACCGTCCTCGACACCCTCGCGGTCACCGGCGGCGACGGTGTGGCCGGGATGATCACCACGGCCAGCACCACCGACCGTGTCTTCTCGCCGTTCGAGGTCGCGAGCCTCGACGCGGCGGGCCGCATCCTCGATCGCCCGGTCTCGGATCTGCTCGGCGGCGCGGTGCGGGCGTCGGTGCCGTTCAGCGCCTACCTGTTCTACAAGTGGGCCGGACACCCCGGTGCCGAGCCCGACCACTGGGGCGAGGCACTCGATCCGGCCGGTCTGGTCCGGCAGGCCCGCACGATGATCGACACCTACGGCTTCACCGCGATCAAGCTCAAGGGTGGCGTCTTCCCGCCCGCCGAGGAGGTCGCGGCGATCAAGGCACTGCGCGACGAGTTCCCCGATCTGCCGCTGCGCCTGGACCCCAACGCTGCCTGGACCGTCGACACCTCGGTCTGGGTCGCCGCCGAGCTCGACGGCATCGTCGAGTACCTGGAGGACCCGACACCGGGACTCGACGGGATGTCCGCGGTCGCCGCGGAGGCGAAGATGCCGCTGGCCACCAACATGTGCGTCGTCGCCTTCGACCAACTCCTACCGTCGGTCAAGAAGGACTCGGTGTCCGTCGTGCTGTCCGACCACCACTACTGGGGCGGTCTGCAGCGATCACGTCTTCTCGCCGCCATCTGCGACACGTTCGGATTGGGACTGTCGATGCACTCGAACTCCCACCTGGGCGTCAGTCTGGCGGCCATGGTCCACCTCGCCGCCGCCACACCGAACCTGACCTACGCGTGCGACACCCACTGGCCCTGGAAGGACGAGGACGTGATCCGCCCGGGCGTGCTGGGTATCCGCGACGGCTCCGTCACCGTCCCGACGACCGCCGGCCTCGGCGTCGAGATCGACGAGGACGCACTGGCCGCGATGCATCAGCAGTACCTCGACTGCGGGATCCGCGACCGCGACGACACCGGGTACATGCAGTCCATCGAACCGGGATTCGTGAACTCCAGCCCCCGATGGTGA
- a CDS encoding GNAT family N-acetyltransferase, which produces MNSVHHAPLAQVDQHTLYRIMALRVAVFVHEQRIIDEIELDGADLLPTTELFWMADDDGEVTATLRVLVDDGVHIGRVATAASARGRGRAGQLITAALQAYPGAVEISAQAHLEAWYGRFGFVRAGENYLDAGIPHVRMILTPR; this is translated from the coding sequence ATGAACTCCGTCCACCATGCGCCGCTCGCCCAGGTCGACCAGCACACCCTCTACCGCATCATGGCGCTACGGGTCGCGGTGTTCGTCCACGAGCAGCGGATCATCGATGAGATCGAACTCGACGGCGCGGACCTGCTCCCCACGACGGAGCTGTTCTGGATGGCCGACGACGACGGCGAGGTGACCGCCACCCTTCGCGTCCTCGTGGACGATGGGGTCCACATCGGACGAGTCGCGACGGCGGCATCCGCGCGGGGTCGCGGCCGGGCCGGACAACTCATCACGGCCGCGCTGCAGGCGTACCCGGGTGCTGTCGAGATCTCCGCGCAGGCGCATCTCGAGGCGTGGTACGGCCGGTTCGGCTTCGTCCGGGCAGGTGAGAACTACCTCGACGCCGGGATCCCCCACGTCCGGATGATCCTGACGCCGCGGTAG
- a CDS encoding TetR/AcrR family transcriptional regulator codes for MNADNDDARHRVSRAVWDTVAELGIEATTVRAVAARADCTTGLIMHRFGSRSAMLVHARQTLFDRTARRADGVDADEPAADRLLAVARTVLPLDDVRMVEARIFTGFAAASIADAELRELHVHNTRQWLARVTGLVAELGPDVTDAEATEWAREIVATMEGIAVLAVLDGPTYPAAVQEQLARRTVADVVDRVGGVRP; via the coding sequence GTGAACGCCGACAACGATGACGCGCGCCACCGCGTCTCCCGGGCGGTGTGGGACACGGTCGCCGAGCTGGGGATCGAGGCGACCACCGTCCGCGCGGTCGCAGCACGCGCGGACTGCACCACCGGCCTGATCATGCACCGCTTCGGGTCGAGGTCGGCGATGCTGGTCCACGCGCGCCAGACCCTGTTCGATCGCACGGCGAGACGTGCGGACGGCGTCGATGCCGATGAACCCGCGGCCGATCGCCTCCTCGCCGTCGCCCGCACCGTGCTGCCGCTCGACGATGTGCGCATGGTGGAGGCCCGCATCTTCACCGGCTTCGCGGCGGCGTCGATCGCCGACGCCGAACTACGTGAGCTGCATGTGCACAACACGCGGCAGTGGTTGGCGCGCGTCACCGGACTCGTCGCCGAGCTGGGTCCTGATGTCACCGACGCCGAGGCCACCGAGTGGGCACGGGAGATCGTCGCCACGATGGAGGGCATCGCGGTCCTGGCGGTTCTCGACGGCCCTACGTATCCGGCCGCGGTGCAGGAACAGTTGGCGCGCCGCACGGTCGCAGACGTGGTCGATCGGGTCGGAGGGGTACGGCCGTGA
- a CDS encoding LysR substrate-binding domain-containing protein, whose protein sequence is MFSLPRLTCFIAVAEELHFGRAAERLHMTQPPLSRQIQQLENELGVQLIDRTSRSVTLTAAGAAFLPDARHIVRLSESAVLTVRRVPAGDLGSVIIGFTGASAHAILPRLLDAARTTLPDVKLLLREMVSSAQIEALSRGELDLGLVRPIMTRPGIATRPIHHERLVAALPEDHPLADAEHLAIEDFDDQPVIMYSPVDARYFNELLISTFTAVGASPRYVQYVTQVHTMLVLVRSGIGMALVPESAMTMHPDGVVFKQVTAVRDRPVQMNAAWRADNTNPALLRLMNDVLPAREWI, encoded by the coding sequence ATGTTCTCGCTACCTCGCCTGACGTGCTTCATCGCCGTCGCCGAAGAACTGCACTTCGGACGCGCTGCCGAACGGCTGCACATGACCCAGCCGCCGTTGAGCAGGCAGATCCAACAGCTGGAGAACGAGCTGGGAGTGCAGCTCATCGACCGCACCAGCCGGTCGGTGACGCTGACCGCCGCGGGCGCCGCGTTCCTGCCCGACGCCCGCCACATCGTTCGGCTCTCCGAGAGCGCCGTGCTCACGGTCCGTCGTGTCCCCGCCGGCGACCTGGGCAGCGTCATCATCGGCTTCACCGGTGCGTCCGCGCACGCGATCCTGCCGCGGTTGCTCGACGCGGCCCGAACGACGCTGCCGGACGTGAAACTGCTGCTGCGCGAGATGGTCTCGTCGGCGCAGATCGAGGCGCTGTCGCGTGGGGAGCTCGACCTCGGCCTGGTGCGACCCATCATGACCCGTCCGGGTATCGCGACCCGGCCGATCCACCACGAGCGACTCGTCGCGGCACTGCCGGAGGACCACCCGCTCGCCGACGCCGAGCACCTGGCGATCGAGGACTTCGACGACCAGCCGGTGATCATGTACTCCCCGGTCGACGCCCGCTACTTCAACGAATTGCTGATCAGCACGTTCACCGCGGTCGGGGCCTCGCCGCGGTACGTCCAGTACGTCACCCAGGTGCACACGATGTTGGTGCTGGTTCGTTCGGGGATCGGGATGGCGCTGGTCCCGGAGTCGGCCATGACGATGCATCCCGACGGGGTGGTGTTCAAGCAGGTGACCGCGGTCCGCGACCGGCCGGTGCAGATGAACGCCGCGTGGCGCGCCGACAACACGAACCCGGCGCTGTTGCGGTTGATGAACGACGTCCTGCCCGCTCGGGAGTGGATCTGA
- a CDS encoding universal stress protein, which yields MSVVLSYVPTPEGRGALPFGFAEAKMRSTTLLVIADGDSATAPTFAADLQSAREDADALGVTHEVLDNDPSLAHADRLIDASFDDDVDLLVIGIRRRSPVGKLFTGSGMQRVLLDAQCPVTAVKPPVRAAV from the coding sequence ATGAGCGTCGTGCTGAGTTATGTCCCCACGCCCGAGGGTCGTGGCGCACTCCCGTTCGGGTTCGCCGAGGCCAAGATGCGCTCGACGACCCTGCTGGTGATCGCCGACGGCGACTCCGCGACGGCTCCCACGTTCGCGGCGGATCTGCAGTCGGCCCGAGAGGACGCCGACGCACTCGGCGTCACCCACGAGGTGCTCGACAACGACCCGTCACTGGCCCACGCCGACCGTCTCATCGACGCGTCGTTCGACGACGACGTCGACCTGCTGGTGATCGGCATACGTCGCCGATCGCCGGTCGGAAAACTGTTCACCGGCAGCGGGATGCAGCGGGTGCTGCTCGACGCGCAGTGTCCGGTGACGGCGGTCAAACCGCCTGTTCGCGCCGCGGTCTGA